One segment of Panicum virgatum strain AP13 chromosome 1K, P.virgatum_v5, whole genome shotgun sequence DNA contains the following:
- the LOC120653173 gene encoding protein argonaute 2-like — protein sequence MAGRQLGKGGRGHARRHSGAAARGGGGGPTPRHGVAAARLGSARWRRPRVAAQWGGGSARWRRPRAAARWGVGSAWSRRPHTAARQGGGSARWVGGGDGVVTTVCAAARRGGRGQRRAAEGAHSGWARWRSGSTAGWVGRTQRLGLVARVWRLCVCVCGVGGDKANG from the coding sequence ATGGCGGGACGGCAGCTCGGCAAGGGCGGCAGAGGGCACGCGCGGCGGCacagcggggcggcggctcgaggaggtggcggaggcCCCACGCCGCGGCACGGCGTGGctgcggctcggctcggctcggcgaggtggcggaggcCCCGCGTGGCGGCACAGtggggcggcggctcggcgaggtGGCGGAGACCCCGCGCGGCGGCACGGTGGGGCGTCGGCTCGGCGTGGTCGCGGAGGCCCCACACGGCGGCACGGcagggcggcggctcggcgaggtgggtgggtgggggagATGGCGTTGTCACGACGGTGTgcgcggcggctcggcgaggtGGGCGAGGGCAGCGGAGGGCAGCGGAGGGCGCGCACAGCGGCTGGGCGAGGTGGCGGAGCGGCAGCACGGCGGGGTGGGTGGGGCGCACGCAGCGGCTCGGCCTGGTGGCGAGGGTGTGGCGCctgtgcgtgtgcgtgtgtggtGTGGGGGGTGACAAAGCAAACGGCTAA